In Pleuronectes platessa chromosome 5, fPlePla1.1, whole genome shotgun sequence, a single genomic region encodes these proteins:
- the arrb1 gene encoding beta-arrestin-1 isoform X5, whose product MGDKGTRVFKKASPNGKLTVYLGKRDFVDHVDLVEPVDGVVLIDPEYLKERKVFVTLTCAFRYGREDLDVLGLTFRKDLFVANIQSFPPLPEEKKSLTRLQERLIKKLGEHAYPFTFEIPVNLPCSVTLQPGPEDTGKACGVDFEVKAFCAENVEEKIHKRNSVRLVIRKVQYAPEKPGPQPTAETTRQFLMSDKPLHLEASLDKEIYYHGEPISVNVHVTNNTNKTVKKMKISVRQYADICLFNTAQYKCPVATEESDDVVAPSSTFCKVFTLTPFLANNREKRGLALDGKLKHEDTNLASSTLLREGANKEILGIIVSYKVKVKLVVSRGGDVSVELPFTLMHQKPLEESLYRDDEAPVDTNLIEFDTNDDDIIFEDFARQRLIGPKNDKDEDEEPVDSPKLNDR is encoded by the exons ATGGGAGATAAAGGAACCAG GGTGTTTAAGAAAGCGAGTCCCAATGGAAAG CTCACCGTCTATCTGGGGAAGAGAGACTTTGTGGACCACGTGGACCTGGTGGAGCCCGTGG ATGGAGTCGTCCTGATTGACCCGGAGTACctgaaggaaaggaaag TGTTTGTGACTCTGACGTGTGCGTTCCGTTACGGGCGTGAGGATCTGGACGTCCTCGGGTTGACATTTCGTAAGGACCTGTTTGTGGCTAACATCCAGTCGTTTCCTCCGCTgcctgaggagaagaagagccTGACTCGACTTCAGGAGCGCCTGATTAAAAAGCTGGGAGAACACGCCTACCCGTTCACCTTCGAG ATTCCTGTGAACCTGCCGTGCTCCGTCACCCTGCAGCCTGGACCCGAGGACACTGGGAAG GCCTGTGGAGTCGACTTCGAGGTGAAAGCGTTCTGTGCAGAAAACGTTGAAGAAAAGATCCACAAAAG GAACTCTGTGCGTCTGGTGATCCGGAAGGTTCAGTACGCTCCAGAGAAACCTGGTCCTCAGCCCACAGCAGAAACCACCAGGCAGTTCCTGATGTCCGACAAGCCTCTGCACCTGGAGGCGTCTCTGGACAAAGAA atCTATTACCACGGAGAACCCATCAGTGTCAACGTCCACGtcaccaacaacacaaacaagacggtgaagaagatgaagatctCAG tgcGACAGTACGCAGACATCTGCCTCTTCAACACAGCTCAGTACAAATGTCCGGTGGCAACCGAGGAATCAGA TGACGTGGTTGCTCCCAGTTCCACCTTCTGTAAAGTCTTCACCCTCACACCGTTCCTCGCCAACAACCGAGAGAAGAGAGGCCTCGCTCTGGACGGGAAGCTGAAGCACGAGGACACCAACCTGGCGTCCAGCACACT GTTGAGAGAAGGAGCCAACAAGGAGATCCTCGGTATCATCGTATCGTACAAAGTCAAGGTGAAGCTGGTGGTGTCTCGCGGAGG CGACGTCTCTGTCGAGCTGCCGTTTACATTAATGCACCAGAAACCGTTAGAGGAGAGTTTGTACAGAGacg ATGAAGCTCCGGTCGATACAAACCTCATAGAGTTTGACACAAA
- the arrb1 gene encoding beta-arrestin-1 isoform X3 — protein MGDKGTRVFKKASPNGKLTVYLGKRDFVDHVDLVEPVDGVVLIDPEYLKERKVFVTLTCAFRYGREDLDVLGLTFRKDLFVANIQSFPPLPEEKKSLTRLQERLIKKLGEHAYPFTFEIPVNLPCSVTLQPGPEDTGKACGVDFEVKAFCAENVEEKIHKRNSVRLVIRKVQYAPEKPGPQPTAETTRQFLMSDKPLHLEASLDKEIYYHGEPISVNVHVTNNTNKTVKKMKISVRQYADICLFNTAQYKCPVATEESDDVVAPSSTFCKVFTLTPFLANNREKRGLALDGKLKHEDTNLASSTLLREGANKEILGIIVSYKVKVKLVVSRGGLLGDLAASDVSVELPFTLMHQKPLEESLYRDAADEAPVDTNLIEFDTNDDDIIFEDFARQRLIGPKNDKDEDEEPVDSPKLNDR, from the exons ATGGGAGATAAAGGAACCAG GGTGTTTAAGAAAGCGAGTCCCAATGGAAAG CTCACCGTCTATCTGGGGAAGAGAGACTTTGTGGACCACGTGGACCTGGTGGAGCCCGTGG ATGGAGTCGTCCTGATTGACCCGGAGTACctgaaggaaaggaaag TGTTTGTGACTCTGACGTGTGCGTTCCGTTACGGGCGTGAGGATCTGGACGTCCTCGGGTTGACATTTCGTAAGGACCTGTTTGTGGCTAACATCCAGTCGTTTCCTCCGCTgcctgaggagaagaagagccTGACTCGACTTCAGGAGCGCCTGATTAAAAAGCTGGGAGAACACGCCTACCCGTTCACCTTCGAG ATTCCTGTGAACCTGCCGTGCTCCGTCACCCTGCAGCCTGGACCCGAGGACACTGGGAAG GCCTGTGGAGTCGACTTCGAGGTGAAAGCGTTCTGTGCAGAAAACGTTGAAGAAAAGATCCACAAAAG GAACTCTGTGCGTCTGGTGATCCGGAAGGTTCAGTACGCTCCAGAGAAACCTGGTCCTCAGCCCACAGCAGAAACCACCAGGCAGTTCCTGATGTCCGACAAGCCTCTGCACCTGGAGGCGTCTCTGGACAAAGAA atCTATTACCACGGAGAACCCATCAGTGTCAACGTCCACGtcaccaacaacacaaacaagacggtgaagaagatgaagatctCAG tgcGACAGTACGCAGACATCTGCCTCTTCAACACAGCTCAGTACAAATGTCCGGTGGCAACCGAGGAATCAGA TGACGTGGTTGCTCCCAGTTCCACCTTCTGTAAAGTCTTCACCCTCACACCGTTCCTCGCCAACAACCGAGAGAAGAGAGGCCTCGCTCTGGACGGGAAGCTGAAGCACGAGGACACCAACCTGGCGTCCAGCACACT GTTGAGAGAAGGAGCCAACAAGGAGATCCTCGGTATCATCGTATCGTACAAAGTCAAGGTGAAGCTGGTGGTGTCTCGCGGAGG GCTCCTGGGGGACCTGGCAGCGAG CGACGTCTCTGTCGAGCTGCCGTTTACATTAATGCACCAGAAACCGTTAGAGGAGAGTTTGTACAGAGacg CTGCAGATGAAGCTCCGGTCGATACAAACCTCATAGAGTTTGACACAAA
- the arrb1 gene encoding beta-arrestin-1 isoform X1: MGDKGTRVFKKASPNGKLTVYLGKRDFVDHVDLVEPVDGVVLIDPEYLKERKVFVTLTCAFRYGREDLDVLGLTFRKDLFVANIQSFPPLPEEKKSLTRLQERLIKKLGEHAYPFTFEIPVNLPCSVTLQPGPEDTGKACGVDFEVKAFCAENVEEKIHKRNSVRLVIRKVQYAPEKPGPQPTAETTRQFLMSDKPLHLEASLDKEIYYHGEPISVNVHVTNNTNKTVKKMKISVRQYADICLFNTAQYKCPVATEESDDVVAPSSTFCKVFTLTPFLANNREKRGLALDGKLKHEDTNLASSTLLREGANKEILGIIVSYKVKVKLVVSRGGDVSVELPFTLMHQKPLEPPLSLSLSPPSLSAADEAPVDTNLIEFDTNDDDIIFEDFARQRLIGPKNDKDEDEEPVDSPKLNDR, translated from the exons ATGGGAGATAAAGGAACCAG GGTGTTTAAGAAAGCGAGTCCCAATGGAAAG CTCACCGTCTATCTGGGGAAGAGAGACTTTGTGGACCACGTGGACCTGGTGGAGCCCGTGG ATGGAGTCGTCCTGATTGACCCGGAGTACctgaaggaaaggaaag TGTTTGTGACTCTGACGTGTGCGTTCCGTTACGGGCGTGAGGATCTGGACGTCCTCGGGTTGACATTTCGTAAGGACCTGTTTGTGGCTAACATCCAGTCGTTTCCTCCGCTgcctgaggagaagaagagccTGACTCGACTTCAGGAGCGCCTGATTAAAAAGCTGGGAGAACACGCCTACCCGTTCACCTTCGAG ATTCCTGTGAACCTGCCGTGCTCCGTCACCCTGCAGCCTGGACCCGAGGACACTGGGAAG GCCTGTGGAGTCGACTTCGAGGTGAAAGCGTTCTGTGCAGAAAACGTTGAAGAAAAGATCCACAAAAG GAACTCTGTGCGTCTGGTGATCCGGAAGGTTCAGTACGCTCCAGAGAAACCTGGTCCTCAGCCCACAGCAGAAACCACCAGGCAGTTCCTGATGTCCGACAAGCCTCTGCACCTGGAGGCGTCTCTGGACAAAGAA atCTATTACCACGGAGAACCCATCAGTGTCAACGTCCACGtcaccaacaacacaaacaagacggtgaagaagatgaagatctCAG tgcGACAGTACGCAGACATCTGCCTCTTCAACACAGCTCAGTACAAATGTCCGGTGGCAACCGAGGAATCAGA TGACGTGGTTGCTCCCAGTTCCACCTTCTGTAAAGTCTTCACCCTCACACCGTTCCTCGCCAACAACCGAGAGAAGAGAGGCCTCGCTCTGGACGGGAAGCTGAAGCACGAGGACACCAACCTGGCGTCCAGCACACT GTTGAGAGAAGGAGCCAACAAGGAGATCCTCGGTATCATCGTATCGTACAAAGTCAAGGTGAAGCTGGTGGTGTCTCGCGGAGG CGACGTCTCTGTCGAGCTGCCGTTTACATTAATGCACCAGAAACCGTTAGAG ccccccctctctctctctctctcccccccatctctctcagCTGCAGATGAAGCTCCGGTCGATACAAACCTCATAGAGTTTGACACAAA
- the arrb1 gene encoding beta-arrestin-1 isoform X2, giving the protein MGDKGTRVFKKASPNGKLTVYLGKRDFVDHVDLVEPVDGVVLIDPEYLKERKVFVTLTCAFRYGREDLDVLGLTFRKDLFVANIQSFPPLPEEKKSLTRLQERLIKKLGEHAYPFTFEIPVNLPCSVTLQPGPEDTGKACGVDFEVKAFCAENVEEKIHKRNSVRLVIRKVQYAPEKPGPQPTAETTRQFLMSDKPLHLEASLDKEIYYHGEPISVNVHVTNNTNKTVKKMKISVRQYADICLFNTAQYKCPVATEESDDVVAPSSTFCKVFTLTPFLANNREKRGLALDGKLKHEDTNLASSTLLREGANKEILGIIVSYKVKVKLVVSRGGDVSVELPFTLMHQKPLEESLYRPPSLSAADEAPVDTNLIEFDTNDDDIIFEDFARQRLIGPKNDKDEDEEPVDSPKLNDR; this is encoded by the exons ATGGGAGATAAAGGAACCAG GGTGTTTAAGAAAGCGAGTCCCAATGGAAAG CTCACCGTCTATCTGGGGAAGAGAGACTTTGTGGACCACGTGGACCTGGTGGAGCCCGTGG ATGGAGTCGTCCTGATTGACCCGGAGTACctgaaggaaaggaaag TGTTTGTGACTCTGACGTGTGCGTTCCGTTACGGGCGTGAGGATCTGGACGTCCTCGGGTTGACATTTCGTAAGGACCTGTTTGTGGCTAACATCCAGTCGTTTCCTCCGCTgcctgaggagaagaagagccTGACTCGACTTCAGGAGCGCCTGATTAAAAAGCTGGGAGAACACGCCTACCCGTTCACCTTCGAG ATTCCTGTGAACCTGCCGTGCTCCGTCACCCTGCAGCCTGGACCCGAGGACACTGGGAAG GCCTGTGGAGTCGACTTCGAGGTGAAAGCGTTCTGTGCAGAAAACGTTGAAGAAAAGATCCACAAAAG GAACTCTGTGCGTCTGGTGATCCGGAAGGTTCAGTACGCTCCAGAGAAACCTGGTCCTCAGCCCACAGCAGAAACCACCAGGCAGTTCCTGATGTCCGACAAGCCTCTGCACCTGGAGGCGTCTCTGGACAAAGAA atCTATTACCACGGAGAACCCATCAGTGTCAACGTCCACGtcaccaacaacacaaacaagacggtgaagaagatgaagatctCAG tgcGACAGTACGCAGACATCTGCCTCTTCAACACAGCTCAGTACAAATGTCCGGTGGCAACCGAGGAATCAGA TGACGTGGTTGCTCCCAGTTCCACCTTCTGTAAAGTCTTCACCCTCACACCGTTCCTCGCCAACAACCGAGAGAAGAGAGGCCTCGCTCTGGACGGGAAGCTGAAGCACGAGGACACCAACCTGGCGTCCAGCACACT GTTGAGAGAAGGAGCCAACAAGGAGATCCTCGGTATCATCGTATCGTACAAAGTCAAGGTGAAGCTGGTGGTGTCTCGCGGAGG CGACGTCTCTGTCGAGCTGCCGTTTACATTAATGCACCAGAAACCGTTAGAGGAGAGTTTGTACAGA cccccatctctctcagCTGCAGATGAAGCTCCGGTCGATACAAACCTCATAGAGTTTGACACAAA
- the arrb1 gene encoding beta-arrestin-1 isoform X4, which produces MGDKGTRVFKKASPNGKLTVYLGKRDFVDHVDLVEPVDGVVLIDPEYLKERKVFVTLTCAFRYGREDLDVLGLTFRKDLFVANIQSFPPLPEEKKSLTRLQERLIKKLGEHAYPFTFEIPVNLPCSVTLQPGPEDTGKACGVDFEVKAFCAENVEEKIHKRNSVRLVIRKVQYAPEKPGPQPTAETTRQFLMSDKPLHLEASLDKEIYYHGEPISVNVHVTNNTNKTVKKMKISVRQYADICLFNTAQYKCPVATEESDDVVAPSSTFCKVFTLTPFLANNREKRGLALDGKLKHEDTNLASSTLLREGANKEILGIIVSYKVKVKLVVSRGGDVSVELPFTLMHQKPLEESLYRDAADEAPVDTNLIEFDTNDDDIIFEDFARQRLIGPKNDKDEDEEPVDSPKLNDR; this is translated from the exons ATGGGAGATAAAGGAACCAG GGTGTTTAAGAAAGCGAGTCCCAATGGAAAG CTCACCGTCTATCTGGGGAAGAGAGACTTTGTGGACCACGTGGACCTGGTGGAGCCCGTGG ATGGAGTCGTCCTGATTGACCCGGAGTACctgaaggaaaggaaag TGTTTGTGACTCTGACGTGTGCGTTCCGTTACGGGCGTGAGGATCTGGACGTCCTCGGGTTGACATTTCGTAAGGACCTGTTTGTGGCTAACATCCAGTCGTTTCCTCCGCTgcctgaggagaagaagagccTGACTCGACTTCAGGAGCGCCTGATTAAAAAGCTGGGAGAACACGCCTACCCGTTCACCTTCGAG ATTCCTGTGAACCTGCCGTGCTCCGTCACCCTGCAGCCTGGACCCGAGGACACTGGGAAG GCCTGTGGAGTCGACTTCGAGGTGAAAGCGTTCTGTGCAGAAAACGTTGAAGAAAAGATCCACAAAAG GAACTCTGTGCGTCTGGTGATCCGGAAGGTTCAGTACGCTCCAGAGAAACCTGGTCCTCAGCCCACAGCAGAAACCACCAGGCAGTTCCTGATGTCCGACAAGCCTCTGCACCTGGAGGCGTCTCTGGACAAAGAA atCTATTACCACGGAGAACCCATCAGTGTCAACGTCCACGtcaccaacaacacaaacaagacggtgaagaagatgaagatctCAG tgcGACAGTACGCAGACATCTGCCTCTTCAACACAGCTCAGTACAAATGTCCGGTGGCAACCGAGGAATCAGA TGACGTGGTTGCTCCCAGTTCCACCTTCTGTAAAGTCTTCACCCTCACACCGTTCCTCGCCAACAACCGAGAGAAGAGAGGCCTCGCTCTGGACGGGAAGCTGAAGCACGAGGACACCAACCTGGCGTCCAGCACACT GTTGAGAGAAGGAGCCAACAAGGAGATCCTCGGTATCATCGTATCGTACAAAGTCAAGGTGAAGCTGGTGGTGTCTCGCGGAGG CGACGTCTCTGTCGAGCTGCCGTTTACATTAATGCACCAGAAACCGTTAGAGGAGAGTTTGTACAGAGacg CTGCAGATGAAGCTCCGGTCGATACAAACCTCATAGAGTTTGACACAAA